A segment of the Candidatus Pelagisphaera phototrophica genome:
CCAAAACGCAAAAGTGCCCCAGCTTTTCTTTCTCGTAGGCCTTCGGAAGCATTTTACTCGACATCGAAGAGCCAGAGAGAATATGGAATCCAAGAAAATAAGGGTCAATCACTTGGACATGGGGATTATCCACTTGGAAATAGCTCATCAAGTCGATCCCCTTGGCCTCCATCTCATCGAGGATCCCATTTCTTTCCAATGCTCTTAAGGCTCCGCCGTGGCCATCGGGGCTCATCGCGATACTCCTTTTTGATTCCATCAAGATTTTGCCTTCAAAATCGACGGCCGGCATACGTCCTTGCCTAAAGAAACGTACACTGTCTTCCCCAAGCCCAAAGTGATCGTTCTCCCGAAAGAAGGAGACGGTTGCCTCATGATTGACATGGCTGGTCATGAGGTACCAGGGAATTTCACAATCATACCGACACCTCGCTGCCCTTATTTTTTCTGCGAACAACTGGAACAAGGTTTTATTATTGACGGGCGAGATGGGATAAGTCCCCTTTGGCCCGTCGTAACCCAAACGTGTGCCTTGGCCACCCGCTACGGTGAACGCGGCCACTCGTCCGGCACACAGAGCAGCTTCTCCATCTATTTTTGCTTTCTGCCACTTCTCGTCTCCAAGAATATCACCGGGGAGGGGCTCGTAAGGAGCGGGATCTAGGCTGCTGAAGTCTATTGTAGAGCTCCCTTTTTTCGAGAGAACCAATTGCTTCACTAAACCGTCTAACTCGTCGAGATCGATTTCATCTGCCTGCTCCTGCAGGACTCTCTTTTCCTCTTCGTCAAGCGATTCCCAATACTGAAAAACATGCCCCTGACCTTTCTGTTCGAAAAGTTCCTTGGTATCCATGGTATTCAAGTCGAAACGGGTGTATTCAACCCACGGCCCTTCTAACGGTCGTCAAACTCAAACTTGAAGACCGTTTCTTCTGCCTTGGCGTAATTCAATTTCTGGCGAATGACCTTTTCCACGTATTCAGGATCATGGTTCAACCGTTCAAGAGAGCTTTTCTTAGACCCGATTTTGGCTTCGATTTCCGCAAGCTGGCTCTTAGCCAATTGCTCTGATTCTCGAGCCGCCACCAGCTTATCGTAACGCGCATTTAGATGAGAAAGTGCGAATCCGCTCGCCAAAAGGAAAACTATGAGGAACAAGAGATTTAAGATTCGGGTGGTACTCATGATAGACAAGTGCTAAATACGAATAAACCTTTCTCCTTTGCAAAATTATAATTGCAGCCTTCCCTTAATTTAAGAAGAAATTTACTCAAATGTATCAGAGTTTCTACGGCCTCAAAGAGATGCCGTTCAAC
Coding sequences within it:
- a CDS encoding UDPGP type 1 family protein, with the protein product MDTKELFEQKGQGHVFQYWESLDEEEKRVLQEQADEIDLDELDGLVKQLVLSKKGSSTIDFSSLDPAPYEPLPGDILGDEKWQKAKIDGEAALCAGRVAAFTVAGGQGTRLGYDGPKGTYPISPVNNKTLFQLFAEKIRAARCRYDCEIPWYLMTSHVNHEATVSFFRENDHFGLGEDSVRFFRQGRMPAVDFEGKILMESKRSIAMSPDGHGGALRALERNGILDEMEAKGIDLMSYFQVDNPHVQVIDPYFLGFHILSGSSMSSKMLPKAYEKEKLGHFCVLGDRLEIVEYSDMPDELTAQRDEKGQLRFIAGSVAIHIVSVDFIRKLTGKNSSIALPFHKALKKIACLGSNGEKVFPSEPNGLKFELFVFDALPFAGKPMIIETTRLGDFSPVKNAEGVDSAVTCRADQQRLFAQWLTDVGVSVEKDSEGVPLRKIEVSPLFGYDLETFRESWEKRGLDTDFSQDTYIE
- a CDS encoding FtsB family cell division protein, with the translated sequence MSTTRILNLLFLIVFLLASGFALSHLNARYDKLVAARESEQLAKSQLAEIEAKIGSKKSSLERLNHDPEYVEKVIRQKLNYAKAEETVFKFEFDDR